In Sporosarcina sp. PTS2304, a genomic segment contains:
- a CDS encoding RNA polymerase sigma factor — protein sequence MDNEVRWIKKIKRTGNESAANALVSKYYKEVYAYLYKQTLDNELSLDLTQEIFISVLKSIKRYDSKKAAFRTWLYKIASNRLVDYYRSKSYRYAQIEEPLEEVDIEDTYDVTISLEYKEDYEKVTSIVNELEASSQQIMRLKLFGEYTFQEIAAIEDMPLSTVKTKYYTSLRRIRKTMKEGSHD from the coding sequence ATGGACAATGAGGTACGTTGGATTAAGAAAATAAAGCGAACGGGTAATGAGTCTGCGGCAAATGCGCTCGTTTCCAAGTATTACAAAGAAGTCTATGCGTATCTATATAAACAAACGCTAGATAATGAGTTATCGCTGGATCTTACGCAGGAAATTTTCATAAGTGTGCTGAAATCCATTAAGCGATATGACAGCAAGAAAGCCGCGTTTCGAACGTGGTTGTACAAAATTGCATCGAATAGACTTGTCGATTATTACAGGTCTAAAAGTTATCGTTATGCACAAATTGAAGAGCCACTTGAGGAGGTTGACATTGAAGATACATATGATGTAACGATTTCACTGGAATATAAAGAGGATTACGAGAAAGTGACTTCGATTGTGAATGAATTAGAAGCAAGTTCTCAACAAATTATGCGTCTTAAATTATTTGGGGAATATACATTTCAGGAAATCGCGGCGATTGAGGATATGCCGCTATCTACGGTGAAAACGAAATATTATACGTCATTAAGGCGCATTAGAAAGACTATGAAGGAGGGTTCTCATGACTAA
- a CDS encoding ABC transporter ATP-binding protein produces the protein MIVVKEVSKRYGDFTALQQINLTFSTGLYGLLAPNGAGKTTLIKMLSTLISPTEGEILYEGKNIVDMGEDYRTLLGYLPQHFGYYKNYSPKQYLLYLAALKGIGKKEALPKIEELLEKVALTNVASKKMKKFSGGMIQRVGIAQSLLNDPKILILDEPTSGLDPKERARFRHLLTQLARERLVIISTHIVSDIESIANEIIMIKNQQVLYQDSVGKICATLDGSVFETSIRYDELEAFRMQTVILSERQERDCMCVRFIHKGEATADWTPVTAHLEDVFLYEYRDEV, from the coding sequence ATGATTGTTGTGAAAGAAGTTAGTAAGAGATATGGGGATTTTACTGCGTTACAACAAATAAATTTAACGTTTTCAACTGGCTTATACGGCTTGCTTGCACCAAATGGAGCTGGTAAGACGACGCTCATTAAAATGCTTTCGACGTTGATTTCACCAACTGAAGGGGAAATCCTTTATGAGGGTAAAAACATTGTCGATATGGGGGAAGATTACCGCACATTGCTCGGTTATTTACCGCAGCATTTTGGCTATTATAAAAATTATTCACCGAAGCAATATTTACTGTATTTAGCGGCACTAAAAGGGATTGGGAAAAAGGAGGCGCTTCCTAAAATTGAAGAGCTACTAGAGAAAGTTGCGTTAACTAATGTGGCCAGTAAAAAGATGAAGAAATTTTCTGGGGGAATGATTCAACGCGTTGGCATTGCGCAATCGTTATTAAACGACCCAAAAATACTTATATTAGATGAACCAACTTCTGGGCTAGATCCAAAAGAACGGGCACGGTTTAGACATTTGCTGACACAACTTGCACGCGAACGACTCGTTATTATTTCGACGCACATCGTGTCTGACATCGAATCGATTGCGAATGAAATTATTATGATTAAAAACCAGCAAGTACTGTATCAGGATTCTGTGGGAAAAATTTGTGCAACGCTGGATGGTTCTGTGTTTGAAACGTCGATTCGCTACGATGAATTAGAAGCATTTAGGATGCAAACGGTGATCCTGTCGGAAAGGCAGGAGAGAGACTGTATGTGTGTGCGCTTTATTCATAAAGGGGAAGCGACTGCTGATTGGACACCTGTAACTGCGCATTTGGAAGATGTCTTTTTATATGAATACCGCGATGAGGTGTGA
- a CDS encoding IS66 family transposase — protein sequence MKTNQKISSHTTEQNDRVTVLEQEVARLSALVSWYEEQFRLKKSKEFGRSSEKAPKGQMEMELFNEAEALLDASAEPSSEPEEVISGSSPAKKTPRETRTTFSADLPVESVTYSLPPEEQACLDCGHPMHVMKKEVRRELVVIPAQVKVVEHEREVYACRHCDQEGIQTPIVQAPMPNPVLPKSMASPSILSFLITQKYLFGMPLYRLEEVFRQAGAPLSRQTLSNWLMNVSDRWFEPLYENMRQRILSADYLHADETSVQVLREKGRSPSTTSYMWLYRTGKFDVPCVVYDYQPGRGSEYPKQFLEGYAGTLHVDGYKAYESLQSVRLSGCWAHLRRKFDEALRAIPKKSKRRRTLTEEAVNQIGKIYGAESEIKELTPSERLEVRKKKIEPLVEAFFAWVKTVRIDVLPKSKLGEALTYAVNQEKKLRQPFLDGYLEIDNNRAERSIKPFVIGRKNWLFSVTPRGATASARMYSLIVTAKENQLHVPHYLTYLLEKLPNLDLADDEQLEQLMPWSSTLPEQCYQGKEGI from the coding sequence ATGAAAACTAATCAGAAGATCTCATCCCATACAACTGAACAGAATGACCGTGTAACTGTGTTGGAACAAGAAGTCGCGAGATTGTCCGCTTTGGTGTCTTGGTACGAGGAGCAGTTTCGTTTGAAAAAAAGTAAGGAATTTGGACGCTCCAGCGAAAAGGCACCGAAAGGCCAGATGGAGATGGAATTGTTTAATGAAGCAGAAGCACTGCTAGATGCTTCTGCTGAACCATCTTCAGAACCTGAAGAGGTGATTTCGGGATCTTCACCTGCGAAAAAAACTCCACGGGAAACACGCACGACTTTCTCTGCCGATCTGCCGGTGGAGAGTGTGACATACAGCTTGCCCCCAGAGGAGCAGGCTTGTTTAGATTGCGGTCACCCAATGCATGTCATGAAAAAAGAAGTTCGCCGCGAACTCGTGGTTATCCCAGCACAAGTGAAAGTCGTCGAACACGAACGGGAAGTCTATGCCTGCAGGCATTGCGATCAAGAAGGCATCCAGACACCGATTGTTCAGGCACCAATGCCCAATCCGGTATTGCCAAAAAGTATGGCCTCGCCCTCGATCCTGTCATTTTTGATTACTCAAAAATACTTGTTCGGCATGCCGCTCTATCGGTTAGAGGAAGTTTTTCGACAGGCAGGCGCGCCGCTTTCAAGGCAGACCCTCTCCAATTGGTTAATGAATGTGTCCGATCGGTGGTTTGAACCGCTCTATGAGAATATGCGACAGCGTATTTTGTCAGCCGACTACCTTCATGCAGACGAAACCAGTGTGCAGGTCTTGCGTGAAAAAGGACGCAGTCCCTCTACCACTTCCTATATGTGGCTGTACCGTACCGGGAAGTTTGATGTCCCTTGCGTGGTGTATGACTACCAGCCTGGTCGGGGATCGGAATACCCGAAACAATTTCTGGAAGGCTATGCTGGTACGCTTCATGTAGATGGTTATAAGGCTTACGAAAGCCTGCAAAGTGTACGGCTATCAGGCTGTTGGGCACATTTGCGCCGAAAATTTGATGAAGCCCTGCGCGCCATTCCGAAAAAATCGAAGAGGCGGCGTACGCTGACAGAGGAAGCAGTCAACCAAATCGGCAAGATTTATGGAGCGGAATCAGAAATAAAGGAGCTTACTCCTTCCGAACGGCTTGAGGTACGCAAGAAAAAAATTGAGCCCCTAGTGGAGGCTTTTTTCGCCTGGGTAAAAACTGTCCGAATAGATGTACTGCCGAAAAGCAAGCTTGGTGAGGCGCTAACATATGCCGTCAATCAGGAAAAGAAATTGAGGCAGCCATTTCTAGATGGTTATCTGGAGATAGATAATAACCGTGCCGAACGAAGCATCAAGCCGTTTGTGATCGGCCGAAAGAACTGGCTCTTCTCGGTCACACCTAGAGGCGCAACAGCGAGCGCAAGAATGTACAGCCTGATCGTAACTGCGAAAGAAAATCAGCTGCATGTCCCTCACTATTTAACGTATCTTCTTGAAAAGCTGCCTAACTTAGATCTGGCAGATGACGAACAGTTGGAACAACTGATGCCTTGGTCTTCGACTTTGCCTGAACAGTGTTATCAAGGTAAAGAAGGAATATAA
- a CDS encoding acetate uptake transporter family protein — MSRNQMKEMKVVTADPSAVGLFGLAMVTLVASSQKLGLTTEVSFVIPWAIFLGGFAQLFACVNDSKRNNTFGTTAFGAYGLFWLAVGASWLLQRGVFGETLAAGVDPHQLGLAFVGYLIFTIFMTIGAMETTKVLFSIFFFINFLFIGLALDSFGLLGAFPHQLAAYSELIISLLSFYGAGAAVLNEHFEREFLPVGKPFGIFKKSEESAITPTQRASVGGDLKVKNTFS, encoded by the coding sequence ATGAGTAGGAATCAAATGAAAGAGATGAAGGTAGTGACAGCAGACCCATCTGCAGTAGGCTTATTCGGCCTAGCGATGGTTACTCTTGTAGCTTCTTCACAAAAGTTAGGATTGACTACGGAGGTCTCATTTGTTATTCCGTGGGCTATTTTTTTAGGAGGATTTGCGCAACTGTTCGCTTGCGTCAATGACTCAAAACGCAATAATACATTCGGCACGACGGCATTTGGAGCATACGGTTTATTCTGGCTGGCGGTCGGTGCGTCTTGGCTGCTACAAAGAGGTGTCTTTGGGGAGACATTGGCTGCTGGGGTGGATCCACATCAGTTAGGTTTGGCTTTTGTCGGGTATTTGATCTTTACAATTTTTATGACGATCGGAGCTATGGAGACGACAAAAGTATTATTTTCGATTTTCTTTTTTATCAATTTTCTTTTTATCGGCTTGGCGCTCGACAGCTTTGGGTTACTCGGGGCATTCCCTCATCAATTGGCGGCGTACTCTGAATTGATCATTTCTTTACTATCATTTTACGGTGCTGGAGCGGCTGTGTTAAATGAACATTTTGAAAGAGAGTTTCTTCCTGTTGGCAAGCCATTTGGTATTTTCAAAAAGTCAGAGGAGTCTGCAATTACACCAACGCAACGTGCAAGTGTAGGCGGGGATTTAAAGGTGAAGAATACATTTAGCTAA
- a CDS encoding PF20097 family protein — MNKNNCPNCDEEMKKGYIQSGTRLAWVPKVSKLSVEPSLSKGSVLLSKQNRFSINYVDAYLCESCKKVIIDYSGNED, encoded by the coding sequence ATGAATAAAAATAATTGTCCGAATTGTGATGAAGAAATGAAAAAAGGTTATATACAAAGTGGTACTAGGCTTGCTTGGGTGCCCAAAGTGTCAAAATTGAGTGTTGAACCAAGTCTCAGTAAGGGATCAGTTTTGTTATCAAAACAAAATCGTTTTTCAATCAATTATGTTGACGCTTATCTTTGTGAGAGTTGTAAAAAAGTTATTATAGATTACTCAGGTAATGAAGATTAA
- a CDS encoding TIGR04104 family putative zinc finger protein, with protein sequence MPNCENCHSKWSWKQTIKKTFTLDPAMTCPYCGERQYQTQKSKTINAFLTPIVLLPLLLKIFFDIPGAILLSLFPTLFVIVLLIYPFLIKLSSKEEYINLSKEKQ encoded by the coding sequence ATGCCGAATTGCGAGAATTGCCATAGTAAGTGGAGTTGGAAACAAACCATCAAAAAGACTTTTACCTTGGATCCTGCAATGACTTGCCCCTATTGCGGAGAAAGACAATATCAAACACAAAAATCAAAAACAATAAATGCCTTTCTAACTCCAATTGTATTACTTCCACTCCTTTTAAAGATTTTCTTTGACATTCCAGGAGCGATCTTGCTAAGTTTATTTCCTACTTTATTTGTTATTGTTTTATTGATATATCCGTTTTTAATAAAGTTAAGTAGTAAAGAAGAATACATCAACTTATCTAAGGAAAAACAATAA
- a CDS encoding 3-oxoacyl-ACP reductase, producing the protein MNGEFEGRCVFITGAASGIGLAQAIEFLEQGAEVFGFDRDLSGLDSLARTYEGFRYAVGNVRVNEEVLEAVREAGEVDILCNTAGVLDGFAKTLETDEALWDRILETNVKGMFLVTNALLPSMTKRKSGVIVNMASIAGLVAGGGGAAYTASKHAVVGYTKQLSMDYCREGIRVNAIAPGAIETPMNAADFAGDGAMAKWVAEETPAGRWAQPEEVAKLTVYLASDASSYIHGTVIPIDGGWTAK; encoded by the coding sequence GTGAACGGTGAATTTGAGGGTAGATGTGTCTTTATTACAGGGGCGGCTTCGGGAATCGGGCTGGCGCAAGCTATCGAGTTTCTTGAACAGGGTGCTGAGGTTTTTGGGTTCGACAGGGATCTATCAGGGCTGGATTCATTGGCACGGACGTACGAAGGATTTCGTTATGCAGTCGGAAATGTTCGTGTAAATGAAGAGGTTTTGGAAGCGGTGAGGGAAGCTGGAGAAGTCGATATTTTATGTAATACGGCTGGGGTGCTGGACGGTTTTGCGAAGACGTTGGAGACGGACGAAGCGTTGTGGGATCGCATCCTTGAGACGAATGTAAAAGGGATGTTTCTTGTGACGAATGCATTGTTGCCAAGTATGACCAAGCGGAAGTCAGGCGTAATTGTGAATATGGCATCGATTGCGGGATTGGTGGCGGGCGGTGGCGGTGCGGCGTATACAGCCTCGAAACATGCCGTCGTCGGTTATACGAAACAGCTATCGATGGATTATTGCCGGGAGGGGATCCGTGTCAATGCGATTGCACCGGGTGCGATTGAGACGCCAATGAATGCAGCGGATTTTGCAGGTGACGGTGCGATGGCAAAATGGGTAGCCGAGGAAACGCCGGCTGGACGCTGGGCGCAACCGGAAGAAGTGGCGAAGTTGACTGTCTATTTGGCATCGGATGCGTCTAGTTATATCCACGGAACGGTTATACCGATTGATGGCGGGTGGACTGCAAAATAA
- a CDS encoding DUF2829 domain-containing protein, with product MNFEEILPRLKAGEKVIRGNWGGAELYVKLVPAETLDGETMNPYFVINVRGEGYTMFTPTVCDLLADDWKIVE from the coding sequence ATGAACTTCGAAGAAATTTTGCCGCGTCTGAAAGCGGGAGAAAAAGTGATTCGTGGGAATTGGGGCGGCGCGGAATTATATGTGAAGCTGGTTCCGGCAGAAACATTGGATGGCGAGACGATGAACCCGTATTTTGTGATCAATGTGCGAGGAGAAGGCTATACGATGTTTACTCCAACAGTATGTGATTTATTGGCGGATGATTGGAAAATTGTTGAGTAA
- a CDS encoding QueT transporter family protein produces MTLLSKEQPRTAVSEIAKMAMVASLYVAVTVMLAVVSFGAIQLRLSEMFNYLALFNKRYVIAVTAGVVLANFFSPTWFLDVPVGGLATFLVLIISRAATKNMKSMKMKFVCMALIAAFSMFSIAGQLTLLYGLPFWFTWFTVGAGELLSMTVGGMIMFALSKKIDFSK; encoded by the coding sequence ATGACGTTACTCTCTAAAGAGCAACCGCGTACAGCTGTCAGTGAGATTGCCAAAATGGCGATGGTCGCGAGCTTATATGTGGCTGTTACGGTCATGCTTGCGGTCGTCAGCTTCGGTGCGATTCAATTACGTCTGTCGGAAATGTTCAACTACTTGGCTTTGTTTAACAAGCGATATGTGATCGCTGTTACAGCAGGTGTCGTGCTAGCGAACTTCTTTTCACCGACTTGGTTTTTGGACGTGCCCGTTGGTGGACTTGCGACGTTTCTTGTATTGATTATTAGCCGTGCTGCGACGAAGAATATGAAGTCGATGAAGATGAAATTTGTCTGTATGGCTCTCATTGCCGCTTTCTCGATGTTCAGTATCGCAGGTCAATTGACGTTGCTGTATGGGTTACCGTTCTGGTTTACCTGGTTTACGGTCGGCGCAGGCGAATTATTGTCGATGACGGTCGGCGGTATGATCATGTTCGCTCTTTCGAAAAAAATAGATTTCAGTAAATAA
- a CDS encoding ABC transporter ATP-binding protein — protein MNVIEMKQVTKVFGKNHALSSLDLAVKSGEVFGFIGPNGAGKSTAIRVLLGMLRATNGTAKMFGKDVWRDAVEIHRRIAYVPGDVNLWPQLTGGEVIDLFASLQGQSNEQKRDELLRRFQLDPTKKCRTYSKGNRQKVALVAAFASDAELFLLDEPTSGLDPLMEKVFQQCVAEVKAEGKTVLLSSHILSEVEKLCDRVGIIRQGRLIECGTLDELRHLTRMHLTVETSIPLESLVSWQGIHEVTETENGWTFQADADEMEEIMRKLSEHGIRKIESTPPTLEDLFMRHYEETVEGRES, from the coding sequence ATGAACGTCATTGAGATGAAGCAAGTGACGAAAGTGTTTGGCAAGAATCATGCACTGAGTAGTCTGGATTTAGCTGTGAAATCAGGAGAAGTGTTCGGTTTCATTGGACCGAATGGGGCAGGGAAGTCGACTGCGATTCGAGTATTGCTTGGGATGTTGCGGGCGACGAACGGAACTGCAAAGATGTTCGGCAAGGACGTGTGGCGTGACGCAGTAGAGATTCATCGTCGCATTGCGTATGTCCCGGGAGATGTGAATTTATGGCCCCAGTTGACGGGTGGCGAAGTGATTGATTTGTTCGCGAGCCTTCAAGGCCAGAGTAATGAACAAAAGCGTGATGAATTGCTTCGGCGTTTTCAGCTCGATCCGACGAAGAAATGTCGCACGTATTCGAAAGGGAATCGGCAAAAGGTAGCACTCGTCGCGGCATTTGCTTCGGATGCGGAGTTATTTTTGTTGGATGAACCGACGTCTGGACTTGATCCGTTAATGGAGAAAGTGTTTCAGCAATGCGTGGCGGAAGTGAAGGCAGAGGGCAAGACGGTGTTGCTGTCGAGTCATATTCTGTCTGAAGTTGAAAAGCTTTGCGATCGTGTCGGGATTATTCGGCAAGGTCGTTTGATTGAGTGCGGGACGTTGGATGAATTGCGGCATTTGACTCGTATGCATTTGACGGTGGAGACGAGTATCCCACTGGAGTCACTCGTTTCGTGGCAAGGTATTCACGAAGTTACAGAGACAGAAAATGGTTGGACATTTCAAGCGGACGCAGATGAAATGGAAGAGATTATGCGGAAATTGAGTGAGCATGGTATACGAAAAATTGAAAGTACGCCGCCTACGCTGGAAGATTTATTTATGCGTCATTATGAGGAAACTGTAGAAGGTAGGGAATCATGA
- a CDS encoding S-layer homology domain-containing protein encodes MKKIIQLTWLVALAFALSIGGMGTGQAAVKEFKDVSKKHPNYNAIQAIQEAGYITGYPDGTFRPSQSISRKHVAKLLDKALNMPAYTGGKVVYKDIPKNHPYYSAIMNLTEAGIFSGGLDGKFNPEAAITRIQMAKVLDLAYDFNMTAYDMFEDVYRNHWGYVHANALASSGVARGDAGKFYPNRPVTRAHYTEFLHRAIQAKKADPSLGKVTKNKAIDLSNRLTNKIEYTLVEGKRQKKTFAQLRPELLKYATLEFVEGNLQEYYPLVCTECDQFLFPFQLRSEFNLRFNFTEPTPNRISVETVEFGDGLAHGGFVGYLFKKVSGTWKMEDYTYEMVGKKNFKLTVDEAKQIIRHDFLSYNDTVDVKYVSKKQATKKDIVTEEKYTYDVYTFTVTTNVDTETVQLDSDSGMYY; translated from the coding sequence ATGAAGAAAATCATTCAACTCACGTGGCTCGTAGCTTTAGCTTTTGCTCTGTCAATCGGCGGCATGGGGACAGGTCAAGCGGCGGTGAAGGAATTCAAAGACGTGTCAAAGAAACATCCGAACTATAACGCCATTCAAGCGATCCAAGAAGCAGGCTACATTACGGGGTATCCCGACGGAACGTTTCGACCAAGCCAAAGCATTAGCCGCAAACACGTAGCCAAATTATTGGACAAAGCGCTCAATATGCCGGCCTATACGGGTGGAAAAGTAGTCTACAAAGATATACCGAAAAACCATCCATACTACTCAGCTATCATGAACTTGACAGAAGCGGGAATTTTCAGCGGGGGGCTCGATGGAAAGTTCAATCCGGAAGCAGCAATTACCCGTATTCAAATGGCGAAAGTATTGGATTTGGCGTATGACTTCAATATGACAGCGTACGATATGTTCGAAGACGTCTACCGCAATCATTGGGGCTATGTACACGCGAATGCGCTAGCTTCCAGTGGAGTGGCGAGAGGGGATGCAGGAAAATTTTATCCGAATCGTCCTGTGACGCGCGCACATTATACGGAGTTTTTACACCGTGCCATTCAAGCGAAAAAAGCAGATCCAAGCCTCGGGAAAGTGACAAAGAACAAGGCCATTGATTTGTCTAATCGGTTGACGAATAAAATTGAATACACATTAGTTGAAGGAAAGAGACAGAAAAAGACGTTTGCTCAACTGCGTCCGGAGTTATTGAAATATGCGACGCTAGAGTTTGTGGAAGGCAATCTTCAAGAATACTATCCACTTGTCTGTACAGAGTGTGACCAGTTTTTATTCCCATTCCAATTGCGTTCAGAATTTAACTTGCGCTTTAATTTCACCGAGCCGACACCGAATCGAATAAGTGTAGAAACGGTAGAATTTGGTGACGGCTTGGCACATGGTGGATTTGTGGGTTATTTATTCAAAAAAGTGTCAGGAACTTGGAAGATGGAAGACTATACGTACGAAATGGTCGGGAAAAAGAATTTCAAGCTGACAGTGGATGAAGCGAAACAAATTATTCGCCATGACTTTTTATCTTATAATGACACAGTAGATGTGAAGTATGTTTCTAAAAAACAAGCGACTAAAAAGGATATTGTAACGGAAGAGAAGTATACGTACGACGTCTATACGTTCACTGTTACGACGAATGTCGATACGGAAACCGTCCAGTTGGATTCGGATTCAGGCATGTATTATTGA
- a CDS encoding Fic family protein has protein sequence MFEVINKKKAQLDAARPLPKYTLKSLREKLFLEWTYNSNAIEGNTLTINETKVVLEGITIGGKTLREHLEVINHRDAITYVEEIVQMNEPLSEWQIKNLHRLVLKGIHDEYAGIYRKEQVFISGATHIPPAHYLIQEKMEQMMNWYRNEGSYLHPVERGATLHAIFVGIHPFIDGNGRTSRLLLNLEVMKEGFPPVIIKVENRLAYYEALDKAHTTENYSDFIALVEREVEDSLDLYLSTIS, from the coding sequence TTGTTTGAAGTTATTAATAAAAAGAAGGCACAATTAGATGCTGCTCGTCCTTTACCAAAATATACATTGAAAAGTTTACGAGAAAAGTTATTTCTAGAGTGGACCTATAATTCGAATGCCATTGAAGGAAACACCTTAACCATAAATGAAACGAAAGTGGTTCTTGAAGGAATTACAATCGGTGGTAAGACACTAAGAGAACATTTGGAGGTCATCAATCATCGTGATGCTATTACTTATGTTGAAGAAATTGTCCAAATGAACGAACCCCTTTCTGAATGGCAAATAAAAAATTTACATCGGTTAGTACTTAAAGGAATTCATGACGAGTACGCAGGTATTTATCGTAAAGAACAAGTCTTTATTTCTGGCGCTACGCATATACCACCAGCGCATTATCTAATCCAAGAAAAAATGGAACAAATGATGAATTGGTATCGTAACGAAGGTAGTTATCTTCATCCTGTTGAGCGTGGAGCAACGTTGCATGCTATTTTTGTAGGCATTCATCCTTTTATAGATGGAAATGGACGTACATCAAGACTTTTGCTTAATTTGGAGGTAATGAAAGAAGGATTTCCTCCAGTCATTATTAAAGTGGAAAATCGATTGGCCTATTATGAAGCGCTCGACAAAGCACATACTACAGAAAACTATAGTGACTTTATAGCGCTAGTAGAACGTGAAGTAGAAGACTCCCTTGACTTATATCTAAGTACAATCAGTTAG
- the tnpB gene encoding IS66 family insertion sequence element accessory protein TnpB (TnpB, as the term is used for proteins encoded by IS66 family insertion elements, is considered an accessory protein, since TnpC, encoded by a neighboring gene, is a DDE family transposase.) produces MRINLEGIQGIYLAHGATDMRLSIDGLSAKVQETFQANPCSSNLFIFCNRDRDRLKILHWDYNGFWLYYRRLETGRFHWPDGQEEETTSISPRQLQWMLDGLTIEEGKVFPRILGNKIV; encoded by the coding sequence ATGCGAATTAATCTGGAAGGTATTCAGGGGATTTATCTGGCACATGGCGCAACGGATATGCGGCTGTCCATTGATGGTCTGTCTGCGAAGGTGCAGGAAACCTTTCAGGCAAATCCGTGTTCCTCCAATTTATTTATCTTTTGTAACCGGGATCGCGACCGTTTAAAAATCCTGCACTGGGACTACAATGGCTTCTGGTTGTACTACCGGCGACTGGAAACTGGCCGCTTTCACTGGCCTGACGGCCAAGAAGAAGAAACCACGTCTATCAGCCCGCGCCAGCTTCAATGGATGCTCGATGGATTGACTATTGAAGAAGGAAAAGTCTTCCCCCGTATACTGGGAAACAAAATCGTATAA
- a CDS encoding S-layer homology domain-containing protein has translation MKGICRVVVGTLLFVMLSFTIFTGVNQAAVKSFKDVPTTHSNYKAIQYMAERGYIGGYPDGNFRPQELISRKHVAALLDKVLKLPQPTSTKAKFYDVPKNHPYYSSIMKLSEAGIVSGGPDGRFNPDAPVTRIQMAKVLDLAFDLHMTTQNAFYDVYPDHWGYVHANALYSSGVAKGYQGEFLPNESVTRAHYAEFLYRAMLVRDARPAGNAMTKGKAWDLSNRIPYLIEQTMRKGQTNGQPYADIKMELSKYATKDVVDNTLVNYYAKACMECYNQALPVLRMEPLVRFNFTQPDANTLHVKTIEFQNGISTGGFVDYTFKKQNSHWKLASFTYTPAGTKNFEFTVDEAKKVIEAEYKSYNYKEVVIKYVTKTQQIELDPVTDAPYTFDQYVFNAETEYGRYKVHFNASDGLMQ, from the coding sequence ATGAAGGGGATCTGTCGAGTTGTTGTAGGTACACTATTGTTCGTGATGCTTTCATTCACCATTTTTACAGGAGTCAATCAAGCGGCAGTTAAAAGTTTTAAAGATGTACCGACTACGCATTCGAATTACAAAGCGATTCAGTACATGGCGGAAAGAGGATATATCGGTGGATATCCAGATGGGAATTTCCGTCCGCAAGAGCTAATCAGCCGTAAACACGTCGCAGCTTTATTGGATAAAGTGCTAAAGTTGCCACAGCCAACGAGTACAAAGGCGAAATTCTATGATGTGCCGAAGAACCATCCGTATTATTCTTCTATTATGAAATTATCTGAGGCGGGGATTGTTAGCGGAGGGCCGGATGGAAGGTTTAACCCAGACGCACCTGTCACTCGTATCCAGATGGCGAAAGTGCTGGACTTAGCGTTTGATTTACACATGACCACGCAAAACGCATTTTATGACGTATATCCTGATCACTGGGGCTACGTTCATGCCAATGCTCTTTATTCCAGCGGGGTAGCGAAAGGATATCAGGGAGAGTTTTTACCGAATGAATCTGTGACACGCGCGCATTATGCGGAGTTTTTATACCGTGCGATGTTAGTACGCGATGCACGTCCAGCAGGAAATGCGATGACCAAAGGAAAAGCGTGGGATCTGTCAAATCGAATTCCTTATTTAATTGAGCAAACGATGAGAAAAGGACAGACGAACGGTCAGCCATACGCGGACATCAAGATGGAGTTATCTAAATATGCTACGAAAGATGTTGTGGACAATACGCTAGTCAATTATTATGCAAAAGCGTGTATGGAGTGCTACAACCAAGCGCTTCCCGTGTTGCGTATGGAGCCGCTCGTCCGTTTTAACTTTACACAACCAGATGCGAATACGCTCCATGTCAAAACGATTGAGTTCCAAAACGGCATTTCCACTGGCGGTTTCGTAGACTACACGTTTAAAAAGCAAAATAGTCATTGGAAATTAGCTTCCTTCACGTATACGCCAGCCGGCACAAAGAACTTCGAGTTTACAGTGGACGAAGCGAAAAAAGTGATTGAGGCGGAATATAAATCTTACAATTACAAAGAAGTCGTCATTAAATACGTTACAAAAACGCAACAAATTGAACTAGATCCAGTCACCGACGCTCCTTACACATTCGACCAATACGTCTTCAACGCAGAGACAGAATACGGTCGATACAAAGTACACTTCAATGCATCCGACGGGCTTATGCAATAA